The Megalobrama amblycephala isolate DHTTF-2021 linkage group LG13, ASM1881202v1, whole genome shotgun sequence genome contains a region encoding:
- the mrs2 gene encoding magnesium transporter MRS2 homolog, mitochondrial, which produces MEPCLRFVCRESLRKVSLKCWRSVKCSRSSFKRPLSSTCGRAQHHSTLLPRAQGPYLSCRQRGTDASQAALSSVAPMFVVMKFERDGNVTSFERKKTELYQELSLQARDLRFQHLTSITARNNAIIIRMESLKAVVTPEFLLVLDFRGLGLEKWLVLELGPQLAGDGNLATYSLPFEFRALEAILQHRVNLLQMRLNEVQPQVLDCLESLVDPKLLSADRSKLHMLLLNSKSLSELETDIRMFKDSLLKILDEDELIDELCVTKWSDPQVFEESSLGIDHAEEMELLLENYFMQAEELGNKARELKDLIDDSESVIFINLDSHRNVMMRLNLQLTMGTFSLSLFGLMGVAFGMNLESSFEEDPRVFWLVTGFMFLGSGLIWRRLLSFLGRHLEPSSPPPIPPVWRKNHIGTLKGTDIKPGIR; this is translated from the exons atgGAGCCATGCTTGAGGTTTGTGTGTCGAGAGAGTCTCAGGAAAGTGTCGCTGAAATGCTGGAGATCTGTGAAGTGCTCCAGATCATCTTTCAAACGCCCTCTCTCATCAACATGTGGACGCGCACAGCACCACAGCACACTGCTGCCGAGAGCTCAGGGACCCT ACCTGTCCTGTCGACAAAGAGGCACAGATGCATCCCAGGCAGCCCTGTCTAGTGTTGCCCCAATGTTTGTTGTG ATGAAATTTGAGCGTGATGGGAATGTGACATCGTTTG AAAGGAAGAAGACTGAATTGTACCAGGAGCTTAGTTTGCAGGCGAGAGATCTGAGATTCCAGCACTTAACAAGTATTACAGCACGGAACAATGCCATCATCATACGAATGGAG TCCCTGAAGGCAGTGGTTACCCCAGAGTTTTTACTGGTGCTGGATTTCCGTGGTCTCGGCCTGGAGAAATGGCTGGTGTTAGAACTTGGGCCACAGTTGGCAGGAGATGGAAATTTGGCCACTTACTCCCTGCCTTTTGAGTTCAGAGCTCTGGAAGCCATTCTGCAACACAGG GTGAATTTACTGCAGATGCGGCTGAATGAAGTTCAGCCTCAGGTTCTGGATTGTCTGGAGTCGTTGGTCGACCCAAAGCTCCTCTCTGCCGACCGCAGCAAACTCCATATGCTCCTGCTTAATAGCAAGAG CCTTTCAGAGCTAGAGACGGACATTAGAATGTTTAAAGACAGTCTGCTGAAAATCCTGGATGAGGATGAACTGATAGATGAACTCTGTGTCACCAAGTGGAGCGACCCGCAAGTGTT TGAGGAGAGCAGTCTGGGTATAGATCACGCTGAAGAGATGGAGCTACTGCTGGAGAATTACTTCATGCAAGCAGAGGAGCTTGGCAACAAAGCCAGAGAGCTGAAAGACCTCATCGATGACTCTGAAAGCGTCATCTTCATTAATCTGGATAG CCATCGGAATGTCATGATGCGCCTGAACCTCCAGCTCACCATGGGAACCTTCTCCCTCTCCTTATTTGGTCTGATGGGTGTGGCTTTTGGAATGAATTTAGAATCTTCCTTTGAAGAG gaccCGCGTGTGTTTTGGTTAGTGACAGGGTTCATGTTCCTGGGCAGTGGACTAATCTGGAGAAGACTTCTATCTTTTCTGGGCCGACATTTAGAACCCAGCTCTCCTCCTCCT ATTCCCCCTGTTTGGAGGAAAAACCATATCGGCACGTTAAAAGGAACAGACATTAAACCTGGAATTAGATGA